A region of Reichenbachiella carrageenanivorans DNA encodes the following proteins:
- a CDS encoding heparinase II/III domain-containing protein — protein sequence MSIRFSYISLGFSVAVALMLLSCVGHEGNEGQQRLTDPTAHPQLTLTLQGVEQIKTSLGQVPLFDQTLSDVIAEVDAELANGIEVPVPKDLAGGYTHERHKSNFFIMQKAGTLFQITGDDKYAVYLRDMLLAYAELWPTIGKHPAERSYARGKLFWQCLNDANWLVYTSQGYDCIYDWLDVPTREKLNKELFRPYAEYVSVENPQFFNRIHNHSTWGNAAVGMIGLVMDDEELINWSLYGLDIEVPGDIVKDNDGGDIKLEGQKEAGFLAQIDHSFSPDGYYTEGPYYQRYAMYPFLIFAEGLANKKPELKILDYRDGLLIKAINTLINQTNSAGEFFPINDSQKGMSLASRELVSAVSIAYYYGGNDPGLLSIVEDQGRVPLNNAGLASAKAVAEGKAKKYQYKSMELADGAAGDEGAIGILRADDLTLVMKYAKHGMGHGHFDRLGFLLYDETGEVIQDYGAARWVNVEHKDGGGYLKENRSWAKETVAHNTLVVDKDSHFDGNVKKADQTAGMPYYFLSGDDVQIVSAKEQNAYPGIDLQRTMAVVRIEELESPLVIDLFSVQAPEGSRYDLPLYYVGEFMSSNQKFQTNNVLSPMGKESGYQHLWAEAQTTLEGDVFSMTWFNKKKFYTVTSVVELGDEMILTRIGANDPNFNLRRDPGLIHRRTGGNTVFASLYEIHGSYDYASERPLNSFTSVATMKILHQSEAYVVVQFQLKTGERYQFACSLLNDSKTAKHTVEDANGQWQWQGIYNLKKNI from the coding sequence ATGAGTATTAGATTTAGTTATATCAGTTTAGGTTTTAGTGTGGCTGTTGCCCTGATGTTGCTTTCATGTGTCGGGCATGAAGGCAATGAAGGACAACAGCGCCTAACTGACCCCACAGCACATCCACAGCTTACATTGACGTTACAGGGGGTAGAGCAGATCAAAACCAGTTTGGGACAGGTTCCATTGTTTGATCAGACTTTATCCGATGTTATAGCAGAAGTAGATGCAGAGCTGGCTAACGGCATAGAAGTGCCTGTGCCCAAGGATTTGGCGGGTGGCTATACGCACGAAAGGCACAAGAGCAATTTCTTTATCATGCAAAAGGCAGGTACACTATTTCAGATTACTGGCGATGATAAATACGCCGTGTACCTTAGAGATATGCTTTTGGCGTACGCCGAATTGTGGCCTACCATTGGCAAGCATCCAGCGGAGCGGTCTTATGCACGTGGTAAGCTTTTTTGGCAATGTTTGAATGACGCCAATTGGTTGGTCTATACCAGCCAGGGATATGATTGTATTTATGATTGGCTGGATGTGCCTACTAGAGAGAAGTTAAACAAAGAGTTGTTTAGACCATATGCAGAGTATGTTTCAGTTGAAAATCCTCAGTTTTTCAACCGAATTCATAACCACAGCACTTGGGGAAATGCGGCAGTGGGTATGATCGGACTGGTCATGGATGATGAAGAGCTCATCAATTGGTCTTTATACGGTTTGGATATTGAAGTGCCGGGAGATATTGTCAAAGACAATGATGGAGGAGATATAAAATTAGAAGGTCAGAAAGAAGCAGGGTTTCTTGCGCAGATCGATCATTCTTTTTCCCCTGATGGTTATTATACAGAGGGGCCTTACTACCAACGATACGCCATGTATCCTTTCCTGATTTTTGCAGAGGGGTTGGCTAATAAAAAACCCGAATTAAAAATCCTTGATTATCGGGATGGATTGCTCATCAAGGCGATCAATACTTTGATTAATCAAACCAATTCAGCCGGAGAGTTTTTTCCAATCAATGATTCGCAAAAAGGAATGTCACTAGCGTCTAGAGAACTGGTAAGCGCTGTGAGTATCGCCTATTACTATGGAGGAAATGACCCTGGGTTGCTCTCCATAGTGGAAGACCAAGGCCGAGTACCACTCAACAATGCTGGGCTTGCCTCTGCCAAAGCGGTAGCCGAAGGGAAAGCTAAAAAATACCAATACAAGAGTATGGAGTTGGCTGATGGAGCCGCTGGCGACGAAGGGGCTATTGGGATCTTACGTGCTGATGATTTGACTTTGGTGATGAAATATGCCAAGCATGGCATGGGGCATGGGCATTTTGATCGATTGGGCTTTTTGCTATACGACGAAACAGGTGAAGTCATCCAAGACTATGGTGCTGCCCGCTGGGTAAATGTTGAACACAAGGACGGTGGCGGATACCTCAAAGAAAATCGCAGCTGGGCCAAAGAGACTGTGGCACACAATACGCTGGTCGTCGACAAAGATTCTCATTTTGATGGAAATGTAAAGAAAGCGGATCAAACGGCTGGTATGCCATATTATTTTCTGTCTGGTGATGACGTACAAATAGTTAGTGCCAAAGAACAGAATGCTTACCCTGGTATTGATTTGCAAAGAACCATGGCAGTAGTCAGAATAGAAGAACTAGAGAGCCCACTGGTGATAGACCTGTTTTCGGTACAAGCACCAGAAGGATCAAGGTATGATTTACCTCTTTATTATGTAGGCGAATTCATGTCGTCCAATCAGAAATTCCAAACGAACAATGTGCTTTCCCCAATGGGTAAAGAGTCGGGCTACCAGCACTTGTGGGCGGAAGCTCAAACTACCCTAGAGGGTGACGTTTTTAGCATGACTTGGTTTAATAAAAAGAAATTCTATACGGTTACCTCTGTGGTAGAGCTAGGCGATGAAATGATTTTGACCAGAATAGGTGCAAATGATCCTAATTTCAATTTGCGCAGAGATCCTGGTCTTATACATCGCAGAACAGGTGGAAATACAGTTTTTGCAAGCCTTTATGAAATACATGGCAGCTATGATTATGCATCAGAGCGGCCTTTGAACTCATTCACTTCAGTAGCAACTATGAAAATATTGCATCAATCTGAAGCATATGTTGTTGTTCAGTTTCAGCTAAAAACAGGTGAACGCTATCAATTTGCTTGCTCTCTATTGAACGATAGCAAAACGGCAAAACATACGGTAGAAGATGCTAATGGGCAATGGCAGTGGCAAGGAATTTATAATTTGAAAAAGAATATTTAA
- a CDS encoding cupin domain-containing protein — protein sequence MERNSEKYILTQQMEWEELGGGVSRKMLGYDNQIMMVLVKFEKGALGSPHSHFHTQATYCVEGKFEFEIDGVKQILNAGDGVYIEPNLLHSAVCLEAGKLIDTFSPVREDFLSGNGVSYFGDKD from the coding sequence ATGGAAAGAAATAGCGAAAAATATATTCTAACGCAACAAATGGAGTGGGAAGAACTTGGAGGAGGAGTTTCCCGAAAAATGCTTGGGTATGACAACCAGATCATGATGGTGCTTGTGAAATTTGAAAAAGGAGCTTTAGGTTCTCCTCATAGTCATTTTCATACACAAGCTACTTATTGCGTAGAAGGAAAATTTGAGTTTGAGATTGATGGTGTAAAACAGATATTAAATGCAGGGGATGGGGTTTATATAGAGCCTAACCTTTTGCACAGTGCAGTATGCTTAGAAGCAGGTAAATTAATTGATACGTTTAGTCCAGTGCGAGAGGATTTTCTTAGTGGAAACGGCGTGTCTTATTTTGGTGATAAAGACTAA
- a CDS encoding MFS transporter, whose translation MKIKGLRWWIIGLVCLATVINYIDRSALAIMWPDISKDLGMTKTDYALILNIFLVAYAVGQSLSGKMFDKIGTRLGFVISITVWGLATSIHAMARGVLSFSVFRVLLGLGEAGNWPGAVKSNAEWFPVKERALAQGIFNSGAAMGSIVAPPVIAIVWVMIGWQMTFLVLGLLGLLWVIPWWIINKNVPAKHPWITDEEKAHILAGMTSKAEDQDKPGLSMTQILSHRESWAVLVSRFFVEPIWWLFVGWMPIYLADVYGFNVKEIGFFAWVPYVGAAVGSLSGGYFSGRLLINGASVDQARKKTILIGCVIMFLGLIATIVAGDTPIKFVGIVALVLFGFQFVISNIQTIPSDLFSGKSVGSLAGLGGTVGIFSVIIMNFLVPVITDLYSYTPIFIMIALFVPLCILSIYFFAKEIKPVDQEG comes from the coding sequence ATGAAGATAAAGGGACTTAGATGGTGGATCATAGGGCTGGTATGTCTAGCTACCGTAATTAATTATATTGATCGGTCGGCATTGGCGATCATGTGGCCTGATATCTCTAAGGACTTAGGGATGACCAAGACGGATTATGCACTGATCCTCAATATATTCTTAGTGGCTTATGCAGTAGGTCAGTCCTTGTCGGGCAAGATGTTCGATAAGATAGGTACGCGACTTGGTTTTGTGATTTCTATCACGGTATGGGGTTTGGCTACTTCTATCCACGCCATGGCGAGAGGGGTATTGAGTTTTAGTGTATTCCGAGTGTTGCTAGGTCTCGGAGAGGCAGGCAACTGGCCAGGTGCAGTCAAAAGTAACGCTGAGTGGTTTCCTGTAAAAGAAAGAGCCTTGGCGCAAGGGATATTCAATTCAGGGGCAGCCATGGGGTCTATTGTAGCTCCTCCAGTGATAGCTATTGTTTGGGTGATGATTGGTTGGCAGATGACTTTCCTTGTACTGGGGTTGTTGGGATTGCTTTGGGTTATTCCATGGTGGATCATCAACAAAAATGTACCGGCTAAACACCCATGGATCACAGACGAAGAAAAAGCACACATTCTTGCTGGTATGACTTCGAAAGCAGAAGATCAAGACAAACCAGGGTTGAGCATGACTCAGATCCTATCGCATCGAGAGTCTTGGGCAGTATTAGTTTCTAGATTTTTTGTAGAACCTATCTGGTGGTTATTTGTAGGCTGGATGCCAATTTACTTGGCTGATGTCTATGGCTTCAATGTCAAAGAAATTGGATTTTTTGCTTGGGTACCTTATGTAGGTGCTGCAGTGGGTAGTTTGTCTGGAGGGTATTTCTCTGGTCGTCTGCTTATCAATGGAGCATCAGTAGATCAAGCCCGAAAGAAAACGATACTTATCGGTTGTGTGATCATGTTCTTAGGACTAATCGCAACGATAGTAGCAGGAGATACACCTATTAAGTTTGTAGGTATTGTAGCCCTCGTGCTTTTTGGGTTCCAGTTTGTCATTAGCAATATACAAACGATCCCAAGTGATTTGTTTAGTGGTAAGTCAGTAGGCTCACTTGCTGGGTTGGGAGGTACAGTAGGTATATTTTCAGTAATCATTATGAACTTCTTAGTACCTGTGATTACTGACCTATACTCTTATACGCCCATATTTATTATGATCGCTTTGTTTGTGCCTTTGTGCATCCTGTCGATCTACTTTTTTGCGAAAGAAATTAAACCTGTGGATCAGGAAGGTTAA
- a CDS encoding SDR family NAD(P)-dependent oxidoreductase, protein MVKDKVAVITGATGGIGFAVAKRLGKDGYTVVLNGIEDEKGAERVKELEAEGITAEYFGFDVTSEAEVTENITKIGEKYGKIDLLVNNAGGLGGRSRFEEMTTEFYRFVMALNLDSVFFASRAAIPFLKKGENASIINYTSNAGWTAGGPGAGVYATSKAGVHAITKALAKDLAEYGIRVNAVSPGTIDTPFHAQIKATKPEIFASWKNSVLLGRLGEPEEVASVVAFLGSQDASFITAETIQIGGGQALGI, encoded by the coding sequence ATGGTGAAAGATAAAGTAGCGGTCATTACAGGAGCTACAGGAGGTATCGGATTTGCAGTGGCAAAAAGATTAGGTAAAGATGGTTACACTGTTGTTTTAAACGGTATCGAGGATGAAAAAGGAGCAGAAAGGGTAAAAGAACTTGAAGCCGAAGGTATCACAGCAGAGTATTTCGGATTTGATGTTACAAGCGAAGCAGAGGTAACCGAAAACATTACTAAAATTGGTGAGAAATATGGTAAAATCGATCTTCTTGTAAATAATGCAGGTGGTCTAGGTGGTAGATCTAGATTTGAAGAAATGACAACTGAATTTTACAGATTTGTTATGGCTTTGAATCTTGACTCTGTATTTTTTGCTTCAAGAGCAGCGATTCCTTTCCTAAAGAAAGGAGAGAATGCATCAATTATCAATTATACTTCTAATGCTGGCTGGACGGCAGGTGGACCAGGCGCAGGTGTATATGCTACATCCAAAGCAGGTGTGCATGCCATTACCAAAGCACTAGCAAAGGATTTGGCTGAATATGGAATTAGAGTAAATGCGGTGTCTCCTGGTACCATCGATACCCCATTCCATGCACAGATCAAGGCGACTAAGCCAGAGATATTTGCTTCTTGGAAGAACAGTGTGTTGCTCGGAAGATTAGGTGAGCCAGAGGAAGTAGCTTCTGTAGTTGCCTTCCTTGGAAGTCAAGACGCTTCTTTTATTACAGCTGAAACTATCCAAATTGGAGGTGGTCAAGCTTTAGGAATCTAA
- a CDS encoding polysaccharide lyase family 7 protein has product MVNIKKSNDLRSIVLKVTYLSLFCLVIASHAWAQSGKDYKLPNIDLSHWKVTLPIGDKKPIEVSPPEILGYATNAELKPFMYNDSTDGSLVFYTYPGATTGNTKYSRTELREQMVPGDNNTNWTFAQGGRMKGTLSVPDISKKADGKFDRTIIMQIHGRLSNEQKELIGQKDNNAPPILKIYWHNGYVRVKTKVLKDINATGKAILATDAWGDDEGYNFPQYVGHEPFTLEVLVTEGRMEIKLNDGKPKVYENIHMRKWGVFENYFKAGNYFTSLDPKAYAYVKYYALEVDHNVQAPVKVEKKKKKKKEKSSKVRILNGGFDQAGEQEYRDHWINKSLGGTVQITSKPVQAGEKAGKLPATGDRIAYQLVSVEKNKDYELSFYYTLKTSPKGALRATILAGDVNSKAQIENATIVSEVFDNQSANNEYVRAEVKFNSGDNDNIGILMANENVECRFDSFQIRESK; this is encoded by the coding sequence ATGGTGAATATCAAAAAATCTAATGACCTAAGGTCTATAGTCTTAAAAGTGACTTATTTGTCCTTGTTTTGTCTGGTTATAGCATCTCATGCATGGGCACAGTCTGGAAAGGATTACAAACTGCCGAACATAGATTTGTCTCATTGGAAAGTGACTTTGCCCATTGGCGATAAAAAACCAATAGAAGTGAGTCCGCCAGAGATTCTAGGCTATGCGACCAATGCAGAGTTGAAACCATTCATGTACAACGATTCTACCGATGGTAGCTTGGTCTTTTATACCTATCCAGGTGCTACTACTGGCAATACCAAGTACAGCCGAACGGAGCTCAGAGAGCAGATGGTTCCTGGCGACAACAACACCAATTGGACCTTTGCCCAAGGAGGCCGAATGAAAGGTACGCTCTCCGTACCTGATATATCTAAGAAAGCAGATGGCAAGTTTGATAGAACCATCATCATGCAGATTCATGGACGTTTGTCCAACGAACAAAAGGAATTGATCGGTCAAAAAGATAATAACGCACCACCTATACTCAAAATATATTGGCACAATGGATACGTACGAGTGAAAACTAAGGTGCTCAAAGATATTAATGCTACTGGTAAAGCCATATTAGCAACTGATGCTTGGGGAGACGACGAAGGGTATAATTTTCCTCAATATGTAGGGCATGAACCATTCACGTTAGAAGTCCTAGTGACTGAGGGGCGAATGGAAATTAAACTCAACGACGGTAAACCTAAAGTCTATGAAAACATTCATATGAGAAAATGGGGCGTGTTTGAAAATTATTTCAAAGCAGGCAACTACTTCACCTCTTTAGATCCCAAAGCCTATGCCTATGTGAAATACTATGCATTAGAAGTAGATCATAACGTGCAGGCACCAGTGAAAGTCGAAAAGAAGAAAAAAAAGAAGAAAGAGAAGTCTTCAAAAGTTCGGATTTTGAATGGAGGGTTTGATCAAGCAGGGGAGCAAGAATATAGAGATCATTGGATCAATAAATCTTTGGGCGGTACGGTGCAAATCACCTCCAAACCTGTGCAGGCAGGAGAAAAAGCTGGTAAGCTTCCAGCTACAGGAGATCGAATTGCATATCAGCTTGTAAGTGTCGAAAAAAACAAGGACTATGAATTGTCCTTTTATTACACGCTCAAGACTTCACCAAAAGGTGCACTAAGAGCAACTATATTGGCAGGCGATGTCAATAGCAAAGCGCAGATTGAAAATGCGACCATAGTTTCAGAGGTGTTTGATAATCAATCAGCTAACAATGAATACGTCAGAGCAGAGGTCAAATTTAATTCGGGTGACAATGACAACATTGGCATCCTAATGGCTAATGAAAATGTGGAATGTAGATTTGATAGTTTTCAAATCAGAGAATCTAAATAA
- a CDS encoding polysaccharide lyase family 7 protein → MKERKSWKNWIMFMMVMGVVFSFQSCGEDSVEDTIEEVEKEETDNEKEEEEKKETDDGRVEGVDYFLPNIDLSHWKVTLPIGNPTEVEPPAIKDYATNETVLPFMYNDSTDGSLVFYSYPDATTTNTKYSRTELREQMVPGSNNTNWTFPDGAYMKGTLAIDDITKDASGDYHRVIIMQIHGRLTNEQRNLIGQSDNNAPPILKIYWEDGEVRVKSKELKDPSATDTEILKTDAWDDDDGVNFKEHVDFDKFTLEVKVSDGKMEITLNDDETLTYDGDDFDRWNIFENYFKAGNYFQSEDEGSYAKVKYYELTISHD, encoded by the coding sequence ATGAAGGAGAGAAAGAGTTGGAAGAATTGGATCATGTTTATGATGGTCATGGGAGTTGTTTTTTCATTTCAATCTTGTGGTGAAGATAGTGTGGAAGACACCATAGAAGAAGTAGAGAAAGAGGAAACGGACAACGAGAAAGAAGAGGAGGAAAAGAAGGAAACCGATGACGGACGGGTAGAAGGTGTAGATTATTTCTTGCCAAATATCGACTTGAGCCACTGGAAAGTAACATTGCCTATAGGCAACCCTACAGAGGTAGAGCCGCCAGCAATCAAGGACTATGCGACCAACGAAACCGTACTGCCGTTTATGTACAATGACTCAACCGATGGGAGTTTAGTGTTTTACTCATATCCAGATGCGACCACTACCAACACCAAATACTCTCGTACCGAATTACGTGAGCAGATGGTACCAGGTAGCAACAACACCAACTGGACATTTCCAGATGGTGCCTATATGAAAGGTACACTGGCTATCGATGACATCACCAAAGATGCTAGTGGTGACTACCATAGAGTCATTATCATGCAGATTCATGGGCGACTCACTAATGAACAAAGGAACCTCATCGGTCAGAGTGACAACAATGCACCTCCCATCTTGAAAATCTATTGGGAGGATGGTGAAGTTAGAGTGAAGAGCAAGGAGTTGAAAGACCCATCAGCCACCGATACAGAAATACTGAAAACCGATGCCTGGGACGACGACGACGGTGTCAACTTTAAGGAACATGTGGATTTTGATAAGTTTACCCTTGAGGTAAAAGTCTCTGATGGTAAAATGGAAATTACACTCAACGACGACGAAACGTTGACCTATGATGGTGATGATTTTGATCGATGGAACATATTCGAAAACTACTTCAAGGCGGGCAACTACTTTCAGAGCGAGGACGAAGGTTCTTATGCCAAAGTGAAGTACTATGAGTTGACCATTTCACATGACTAA
- a CDS encoding alpha/beta hydrolase, whose translation MTVLVMAQACTQPQRYSPVPYPQEYEAHLDIVYKTVEDWQGRLDVYTPKVKDNKHPLVINIHGGGWNHGVKESQTGFGFFFDQGFVVANVEYRLESQAKAPAAIEDVRCALIYLLDHADELAIDPDRVVLMGASAGGHLALMAGLLGNNRSLDGDCSYDRQIQIAAIIDKYGVTDLLPLSGLGSAKKWLGDRAHDPDFVKSVSPLYYVSSQSPSVFITHGDVDPIVPYAQSIALYQKLQAVGVQTELLTVKGGLHGKFSSEEKKKFNEELLIFLKNLDLI comes from the coding sequence GTGACTGTCCTGGTCATGGCTCAGGCTTGTACTCAACCTCAGCGTTACTCTCCCGTACCATATCCCCAAGAGTACGAGGCGCATCTTGACATAGTTTACAAAACAGTAGAAGACTGGCAAGGACGTCTCGATGTATATACCCCCAAAGTAAAAGACAATAAACACCCGCTCGTGATCAATATCCACGGTGGTGGGTGGAATCACGGAGTCAAAGAATCCCAAACCGGGTTTGGCTTCTTCTTCGATCAAGGCTTCGTAGTCGCTAATGTCGAATACCGACTAGAGTCCCAAGCCAAAGCACCAGCAGCCATAGAAGACGTACGGTGTGCGTTGATCTATCTACTCGATCATGCAGATGAACTGGCGATAGACCCAGACAGAGTCGTTTTGATGGGCGCATCTGCTGGCGGACATCTGGCACTCATGGCAGGTTTGCTAGGAAACAATAGGTCTCTAGATGGGGATTGTAGTTATGATCGTCAGATTCAGATTGCTGCGATTATAGATAAGTATGGAGTCACCGATCTCCTACCTCTAAGTGGATTAGGGTCTGCCAAAAAATGGTTAGGCGATCGAGCTCATGACCCTGATTTTGTCAAATCTGTTTCTCCTCTATATTATGTATCATCCCAGAGTCCTTCTGTATTTATTACCCATGGTGATGTTGATCCTATTGTACCTTATGCGCAGTCTATTGCTCTTTATCAGAAGCTACAAGCGGTAGGCGTTCAGACAGAGTTATTAACAGTGAAAGGCGGTTTGCACGGTAAATTCTCTAGTGAAGAGAAAAAGAAGTTCAATGAAGAGCTTTTGATTTTTTTGAAAAACCTAGACTTGATTTAG
- a CDS encoding flavin reductase family protein — protein sequence MTTIDPKDVSTAHFHSVLLTAVAPRPIAFASTIDENGNVNLSPFSFFNAFSANPPILVFSPARRVRDNTTKHTLDNILKVPEVVINIVDYPIVEQMSLTSTEYGDGVNEFVKAGFTEVSSEHIRPPRVKESPVAFECKVLEVKPLGENGGAGNLVICEVVLAHVQDHLLTTDHKIDPTKLELVARMGGNWYTKTSADTMFEIPKPLSTMGIGFDQLPESVRHSQVLTGNHLGRLANVESLPTKDEILAMSKTPEVSAILENFGDDEEGMDRELHLLAMQYLEAGQTDTAWQILLQSEHY from the coding sequence ATGACTACTATCGACCCCAAAGACGTATCTACTGCACACTTTCACTCAGTACTACTCACTGCAGTGGCACCACGGCCTATTGCTTTTGCCAGTACAATCGATGAAAATGGGAATGTCAACCTGAGTCCGTTTAGCTTTTTCAATGCTTTTAGTGCCAATCCGCCCATTCTGGTCTTCTCTCCTGCTCGACGAGTCAGGGACAATACGACCAAGCACACATTGGACAATATTTTGAAAGTACCTGAAGTAGTAATCAATATCGTGGACTATCCCATCGTGGAGCAGATGTCGCTCACCAGCACTGAGTATGGTGATGGGGTCAATGAATTCGTAAAAGCGGGTTTTACGGAAGTGTCTTCTGAACATATACGACCACCCCGAGTGAAGGAATCTCCTGTAGCGTTTGAATGCAAAGTATTGGAGGTAAAACCACTGGGAGAAAATGGCGGCGCGGGCAATTTGGTTATTTGCGAAGTGGTACTTGCGCATGTACAGGATCACCTGCTCACGACAGATCATAAAATAGATCCCACAAAACTGGAGTTGGTCGCCCGTATGGGTGGCAACTGGTACACGAAAACCAGTGCAGATACCATGTTTGAAATCCCAAAACCGCTCAGTACTATGGGAATCGGATTTGATCAGTTGCCTGAATCCGTACGCCATAGTCAAGTACTCACAGGCAACCATCTCGGTCGACTAGCCAATGTGGAAAGTCTGCCAACCAAAGATGAAATATTGGCTATGTCCAAAACACCCGAAGTAAGTGCCATCTTAGAAAACTTTGGTGACGACGAAGAAGGTATGGATCGAGAACTGCATCTCTTGGCTATGCAATACCTTGAGGCAGGCCAAACCGATACAGCCTGGCAAATACTCCTACAAAGCGAGCATTATTAG
- the fahA gene encoding fumarylacetoacetase has product MNKSWIAVTDESDFPIQNIPFGIVKNERGWYAASRIGNYAINLAILQDKGYFSDLALPDGLFEKQFLNDFIALGKPITNQVRLRIQSLFDEGSTDGLRENTIHRNKILKEVQQVSMSLPVQIGDYTDFYSSEQHAFNVGCMFRDPDNALMPNWKHLPVGYHGRSSSIVVSGTDFHRPKGQQKPNTDEPPIFDPCKLLDFELEMGFVIGKGSELGESISTKNAADHIFGLCLFNDWSARDLQKWEYVPLGPFLAKNFASHLSPWIVTLEALEPFRTSGPEQDPKVLPYLTYEGEHHYDIDLEVYIETEKGKSKKVSESNFKYMYWNMVQQLAHHTVNGCNVKAGDMMASGTISGPEPHQYGSMLEIAWQGSKPVQMPDGTERKFIQDGDTVVMKGFGSKEGVRIGFGEVRAKVLPAK; this is encoded by the coding sequence ATGAATAAATCCTGGATTGCAGTTACAGACGAATCAGACTTTCCTATACAAAACATACCGTTTGGCATTGTGAAAAACGAACGTGGGTGGTATGCTGCCTCTCGAATTGGCAACTATGCGATCAACCTAGCCATACTACAAGATAAAGGCTATTTCAGTGACCTAGCTCTTCCTGATGGCCTATTTGAAAAGCAATTTCTCAATGATTTCATTGCCTTGGGCAAACCCATCACCAATCAAGTTAGGCTACGCATTCAAAGTCTGTTTGATGAGGGCTCTACAGACGGCTTACGTGAAAATACCATTCATCGAAACAAAATATTGAAGGAAGTGCAACAAGTCTCAATGAGCCTCCCCGTACAAATCGGTGACTATACGGACTTCTACTCTAGCGAGCAGCACGCCTTCAATGTGGGTTGTATGTTTAGAGACCCAGACAACGCCTTGATGCCCAACTGGAAGCATTTGCCAGTAGGCTATCATGGCCGATCTTCGTCGATCGTGGTCTCTGGCACGGACTTCCACAGACCAAAAGGCCAGCAAAAACCCAATACAGATGAGCCGCCCATTTTCGACCCATGTAAGCTACTCGACTTCGAACTAGAAATGGGATTTGTCATAGGCAAAGGCTCTGAACTGGGTGAAAGTATCTCCACAAAAAATGCTGCAGATCACATCTTTGGGCTTTGCTTGTTCAACGACTGGTCGGCACGTGACTTGCAAAAATGGGAATACGTACCATTAGGGCCTTTTCTCGCCAAAAACTTTGCTTCACATCTTTCCCCTTGGATTGTAACACTCGAAGCACTGGAACCATTCCGCACGAGCGGCCCTGAGCAAGACCCCAAGGTGCTGCCTTATTTGACATATGAAGGAGAACACCATTACGACATTGACTTGGAAGTCTACATTGAGACTGAAAAAGGAAAAAGTAAAAAAGTGAGCGAATCCAATTTCAAATACATGTATTGGAATATGGTACAGCAGCTGGCACACCACACGGTGAATGGCTGCAACGTAAAAGCGGGCGATATGATGGCATCGGGCACCATCAGTGGCCCTGAGCCACATCAGTATGGGTCGATGCTAGAGATTGCCTGGCAAGGCTCCAAACCCGTGCAAATGCCTGATGGTACGGAGCGAAAGTTCATCCAAGATGGCGACACGGTGGTGATGAAAGGCTTCGGGTCAAAAGAGGGTGTAAGGATAGGGTTTGGTGAGGTAAGAGCGAAAGTGCTACCCGCTAAATAA